The following proteins are co-located in the Nerophis lumbriciformis linkage group LG22, RoL_Nlum_v2.1, whole genome shotgun sequence genome:
- the LOC133615078 gene encoding transmembrane protein 100 has translation MGCTTGPLACQPQEGQSLEAGGAKVPEVLSSLERLSQATGGMEKSWYRCIFPFGIISLVIGVAGTGVTYTYNDLPQTKVVSVALLVTGLLLLAMATACWSVHKKKRRKKKEAGGGGGGGGSFTSEQCPL, from the coding sequence ATGGGCTGCACCACGGGGCCCCTGGCTTGCCAGCCGCAAGAGGGGCAATCCCTGGAAGCCGGCGGCGCCAAAGTCCCCGAGGTGCTATCCTCCCTGGAGCGTCTCTCGCAGGCCACCGGCGGCATGGAGAAGTCCTGGTACCGCTGCATCTTCCCCTTCGGCATCATCTCCCTGGTCATCGGCGTGGCGGGGACCGGGGTGACCTACACCTACAACGACCTGCCGCAAACCAAGGTGGTGTCGGTGGCGCTGCTCGTCACCGGGCTGCTGCTGCTGGCCATGGCCACCGCCTGTTGGAGCGTGCACAAGAAGAAGCGGCGGAAAAAGAAGGAggctggcggcggcggcggcggcggcgggtcCTTCACCTCGGAGCAGTGTCCCCTGTGA